One stretch of Deinococcus hopiensis KR-140 DNA includes these proteins:
- a CDS encoding ATP-binding protein, whose protein sequence is MTRPDASPAPRYDRAEPHASALIESLRAFGYTPQAAAADIIDNAVSAQARTIRLNFQWNGEHSSVSFLDDGTGMTAPELVEAMRPGGRGPLDARAAHDLGRFGLGLKTASFSQCRRLTVATRRAGGAVVIRRWDLDYVGQMGEWRLLHDAHPGSESLLEPLRQLPHGTMVLWEQLDRLAGGSARTDARAHKRFLAMTDTVENHLGMVFHRFLEGRGRLQMFVNGQPVLPWDPFLCRHRDTQYLPPEGLRHHGHPVSIEPFVLPHRSRLSADEYTAAAGPGGWNAQQGFYVYRNDRILVAGHWLGLGFQKDEHYRLARIRVDIPSALDAAWDIDVRKSRARPPGSLREDFVRIARLTRERAVEVYRRKGRPAGRSTATSAPTALWEARVGASRTDYVINRDHPLVTAVAARLGPDAAALRALLGLLERTVPVERIWLDVAEHPDQPTRPFEGIDPAEIESLARDVYQTLRASGLDQEAARRRLEAMPFGERPDIVTRVLQEERK, encoded by the coding sequence ATGACCCGACCGGACGCCTCCCCAGCCCCCCGCTATGACCGGGCCGAACCCCACGCCTCGGCCCTGATCGAGTCCCTGCGGGCGTTTGGCTATACACCTCAGGCCGCCGCTGCGGACATCATCGACAACGCCGTCTCCGCGCAGGCCCGCACCATTCGCCTGAACTTTCAGTGGAATGGGGAGCACAGCAGCGTCTCGTTTCTGGACGACGGCACCGGTATGACGGCGCCCGAGCTGGTCGAGGCCATGCGCCCCGGAGGCCGCGGGCCACTGGACGCCCGGGCCGCCCATGACCTGGGCCGATTCGGCCTCGGCCTGAAGACCGCCTCCTTCTCACAGTGCCGCCGCCTGACGGTAGCCACCCGCCGGGCCGGCGGCGCCGTGGTGATCCGGCGCTGGGACTTGGACTATGTCGGACAGATGGGGGAGTGGCGCCTGCTGCACGACGCGCACCCCGGATCCGAGTCGTTGCTTGAGCCGCTCCGGCAGCTGCCGCATGGGACGATGGTCCTCTGGGAGCAGCTCGATCGCCTGGCCGGTGGCTCCGCCAGAACCGATGCTCGCGCCCACAAACGCTTCCTGGCCATGACCGACACGGTGGAGAACCATCTGGGCATGGTCTTTCACCGCTTCCTGGAGGGGCGCGGTCGGCTACAGATGTTCGTCAATGGCCAGCCTGTGCTCCCCTGGGATCCGTTTCTGTGCCGTCACCGCGACACCCAGTATCTGCCCCCTGAGGGCCTGCGGCATCACGGCCACCCGGTGTCCATCGAACCCTTTGTGCTGCCGCACCGCTCGCGCCTGTCGGCCGATGAATACACCGCGGCCGCCGGGCCGGGCGGTTGGAACGCCCAGCAGGGCTTCTACGTGTACCGCAATGACCGCATTCTGGTGGCCGGCCACTGGCTGGGGCTCGGCTTCCAGAAGGATGAGCACTACCGGCTCGCCCGAATCCGGGTGGACATTCCCAGCGCGCTGGACGCGGCGTGGGATATCGATGTGCGCAAGTCGCGGGCGCGGCCGCCAGGCAGCCTGCGCGAGGACTTCGTCCGAATTGCCCGGCTGACCCGGGAGCGGGCCGTGGAGGTGTACCGCCGCAAGGGCCGGCCGGCCGGCCGATCCACGGCCACCTCCGCGCCAACCGCGCTCTGGGAGGCCCGGGTGGGTGCTTCGCGCACCGACTACGTTATCAACCGCGACCATCCCCTCGTGACGGCCGTGGCGGCTCGCCTGGGCCCTGACGCTGCGGCCCTACGCGCCCTGCTCGGGCTGCTGGAGCGGACCGTTCCAGTGGAGCGCATCTGGCTGGACGTGGCCGAACATCCCGACCAGCCCACCCGGCCCTTCGAGGGCATCGACCCTGCCGAGATCGAGTCGCTGGCCCGGGACGTATACCAGACGCTGCGGGCCAGCGGGCTCGATCAGGAAGCTGCCAGAAGACGCCTTGAGGCCATGCCGTTTGGTGAGCGTCCTGACATCGTGACCCGAGTGCTTCAGGAGGAGAGGAAATGA